In Paenibacillus protaetiae, the genomic stretch ATGCCTGATCAGCTCGTCCAGCTCCTTATTGTTCGTTACGTTGCAGCGCCCGCCGCCGGAAATGCCCAGCTTCCTGCCGAGTTTGTTCCCTTTATCGAGCAGCAGCACTTTTGCGCCGTTTTCGCTGGCGGCGATACCGGCCATCAAGCCGGCGGAACCTCCGCCGATGATAATGACATCATAGATCATAGTTTCTTGGTCTCCTAGAAGGGGTCGTTTGGTTAGCATTGTATCATTTATCGCCTTGCAGGTGAAAGAATGAGGCGAAGCGTACTATTAAAGGATAGAATTATAGGATAGAGAGCAGAAGGGGGATTCGGATGCGCCGCAATGATTGGACACTGATTGCCGAAGACGGCACGGAGCTGTATGCGAGAAGCTGGCATCCGGGCGAGCGGACAGCCTTGCTTGGCGCTGTGTGCCTGGTGCATGGAATGGGCGAGCATGGCGAACGATATGCCCGGCTGGCGGAAAGTTTGACGGCAGCAGGTTTTGCCGTATTTGCCCACGATCAGCGGGGGCATGGCAGGACGCCGGGGCAGCGTGGGCATACGCCTCTTGAAGAGGCGGTGTCCGACGCCTGCAGGCTTATTGGGGAAGCCCGGTCCCAATGCGAAGGGGTGCCGGTTTTTTTATACGGCCACAGCATGGGCGGTAACGTGGCGCTTAACTGCGCGCTGCGGGAGAATCCTCCGATTCAGGGGCTTATTTTGTCCAGTCCGTGGCTGCGGCTTGCAAGCCCGCCTCCTGCCGTGCAAGTGTGGCTGGGGAAGCAGATTTCGCGGTTCGCGCCCCGGTTCACCCAATCGACGCGGCTGAAGCTGCAGGATTTATACCGCTCCGGTTATACCGATTCGGCTGCCTGGCATGATTTGTACAACCATACGAAAATCACTGTGTCGACCTATTTAGCTTTCCATGAGTCGGGAGAGTGGGCGCTGCATCATGCAGACCGGTTATCCTGCCCACTGCTGCTGCTGCACGGCACGGCCGATCGTGTCGTCTCCTACGCGGCCAGCGAAGAGCTGGCGTCCCGGACGGAACGGCTGTGCACGTTTTTATCCTGGGAGGACAATCTGCATGAACTGCATAATGATTTGGACGGCGAATCCGTTGCTGCATCTGTCGTTTTTTGGCTGCGGACTTATTTGTAAAAAAACGGAATATATGATTAAATAAATCTATTAGCATCGTGAAAATCAATGTGCGATTAGGGGGAGACTGATCGTCCGTGATAAAGGAATTGTTATTGCAGTTTGTTGTTGCGTTATTCCCCGCAGTCGTTTATCAGCTTTGGCACGATTCGGACAAGCATTCGAATCGCGGAAAACTTTACATATGCGCAGCCAGCGGTGTATCCATGCTCGTCTGCCTGCTGCTTTGCTATGATTTTCATGGTTTTGATATTGATTTTGGAATCGTTCCTTATTTAACGGGCTCCCTGTACGGCGGAGTTCCGGGCATTGTTGTGCTAAGCGGCATTTACGTCCTCACGAGAGCGCCTATGCTGCAATCCGCCGGCGAAACGATAGCATTCGTATCGTTCCTCGGCTTGTTTATGCTGGCGTTATTTAAGCTATACCCGTTGTTTAATGCAGCAAATGCAAAAAACAAATTGAAAATCAGCACTTCCATCATCTCCGCAGCAGTTGGCTTTAATCTGCTCGCCTCTACGCTATATTTGGATTACACTTCCGTTAACTATACACCGCAAATTATTGCTGTTTCTTTCTTATCAATCATTTCCTGCTTGGCCGGAAGTTATTTTTCGGTTTTTATTATCGAGTCGCTGCGGCGCAACCGGCTGCTGGAGGACGAGATTCGCCTCGTCTCCGCAAACTACAGCAATCAAGTCGAGGCGCTCCAGCAATTTATTAATGAAACGGCGTTTGCGGTTTTGCTTGTTGACCATAACGGGCGTTTGACGCATATTAACGAGCTGGGGATGAAGCTGTTTGCACTGATGCCGAATGACGGCAGCATACAGTATTTTATCGGCTGGCCGTATGAAACGATATTCCAGCCTCCAAATTCCGCTATTTGCGTTCATGCGCTGTCCAAGGCGCTGAAAGGCGAAAGAACGGTTCAGGAGCCAATTATCGGCGAAAAATATATTTATTTAAAAACAGCGTTCCCGCTTTACGCGGCGGCGGAAAAGGACGACATTACCGGCGCCGCGCTTATCGTCCAGGATATTACCGAAATTACGCGGCTGCGCAATGAGGTTGGCCGGATGGAGCGGCTTAGCCTGGTTGGCCAGATGGCGGCGAGCATTACGCATGAAATCCGCAATCCGATGGCGGTTATTCGCGGATTTGTCCAACTGATACGCGAAAGAAGCCCTGCGGACCAGCAGCAGTATTTTCGGATCGTAATGGAGGAGCTGGACCGTACGAACAGCATTATTAACGACTTTTTGTCGCTGGCGCAAAACCGTGCCTTAACGATGGAGCTTGGTTCCTTAAACGAGCTTATCCTTCAGATGGCGCCGCTTCTGGAGGCGGACGCCAACATGCGCGGGCAAAGCGTCGTGTTGACGCTGCAAGAGCAGCTTCCTCCAATGATGATGAACGAGAAGGAAATCAAGCAGCTGCTCCTTAATATCGCCCGCAACGGCATGGAAGCGATGGGCGATGCAGGCATTCTTCATATTGAAACCCGGTCGAAGCCGGGAATTGTGGAGCTGCTGATCCGCGACGAGGGGATCGGGATCCCACAGGAAAAAATCAAGCAGCTGTTTGATCCGTTTTTTACAACAAAGCAGCGCGGGACGGGGCTTGGCTTATCGCTTTGCTTAAGCATAGCCGAACGCCATTCCGGCCAGATTGATGTAGAGTCGAGCCCGGGAGCGGGGACAACATTTATTGTTGCATTTAACATTTCGCGACATAAGGGGGAGGCCGGCCGTGCATACTATGGAACGAGCGGCATGCAAGAGCAGCTAAGGATGGAAGGAGGGGCATAAAGTTGGCAGGCAAACCAAATGGAGACTCTTTCGAACAGCAGCGCCAAGCGGACCAAAACGCGAAAGGCAGCCGGCAGGCCGGGTACGATAAAAAAACAAAAGGACCTAATCGTCCGTCCACTTAAATAGCAAGCTCATCAAGCAACCGGATGCTCAATGCTCCGGTTGCTTTATTTTCGAAGCAGGCGGTATAATAGTAACTAAAATTAGGTTATTACAAAGGAGTGTTTCATACGATGTCAATGTCATTTGAACGATATATGTTTGATATGATCCAACCGATGCGCGATGAGCTGACGCAAATTGGCGTTCAGGAGCTTCGTACGCCGGAGGAAGTGGAAGAAGCGCTTCCGAATGCGAAAGGCACCGCGCTTGTCGTTGTGAACTCGGTATGCGGCTGCGCCGCAGGCATGGCCCGCCCGGCGGTTGCCGATGCGCTGAACCATGAGATTGTTCC encodes the following:
- a CDS encoding ATP-binding protein — encoded protein: MIKELLLQFVVALFPAVVYQLWHDSDKHSNRGKLYICAASGVSMLVCLLLCYDFHGFDIDFGIVPYLTGSLYGGVPGIVVLSGIYVLTRAPMLQSAGETIAFVSFLGLFMLALFKLYPLFNAANAKNKLKISTSIISAAVGFNLLASTLYLDYTSVNYTPQIIAVSFLSIISCLAGSYFSVFIIESLRRNRLLEDEIRLVSANYSNQVEALQQFINETAFAVLLVDHNGRLTHINELGMKLFALMPNDGSIQYFIGWPYETIFQPPNSAICVHALSKALKGERTVQEPIIGEKYIYLKTAFPLYAAAEKDDITGAALIVQDITEITRLRNEVGRMERLSLVGQMAASITHEIRNPMAVIRGFVQLIRERSPADQQQYFRIVMEELDRTNSIINDFLSLAQNRALTMELGSLNELILQMAPLLEADANMRGQSVVLTLQEQLPPMMMNEKEIKQLLLNIARNGMEAMGDAGILHIETRSKPGIVELLIRDEGIGIPQEKIKQLFDPFFTTKQRGTGLGLSLCLSIAERHSGQIDVESSPGAGTTFIVAFNISRHKGEAGRAYYGTSGMQEQLRMEGGA
- a CDS encoding alpha/beta hydrolase, translated to MRRNDWTLIAEDGTELYARSWHPGERTALLGAVCLVHGMGEHGERYARLAESLTAAGFAVFAHDQRGHGRTPGQRGHTPLEEAVSDACRLIGEARSQCEGVPVFLYGHSMGGNVALNCALRENPPIQGLILSSPWLRLASPPPAVQVWLGKQISRFAPRFTQSTRLKLQDLYRSGYTDSAAWHDLYNHTKITVSTYLAFHESGEWALHHADRLSCPLLLLHGTADRVVSYAASEELASRTERLCTFLSWEDNLHELHNDLDGESVAASVVFWLRTYL
- a CDS encoding BrxA/BrxB family bacilliredoxin, which encodes MSMSFERYMFDMIQPMRDELTQIGVQELRTPEEVEEALPNAKGTALVVVNSVCGCAAGMARPAVADALNHEIVPDHLFTVFAGQDKEATAKAREYFAPYPPSSPSIALMKDGELVYFIERHQIENRSAAEISADLTSAFERFCK